One part of the Ursus arctos isolate Adak ecotype North America unplaced genomic scaffold, UrsArc2.0 scaffold_14, whole genome shotgun sequence genome encodes these proteins:
- the LOC125283780 gene encoding olfactory receptor 10H4-like, producing the protein MVSEFILVGFSNFPLHLLPIFFLLYLLMYLFTLLGNLIIMATVWSEHGLHTPMYLFLCALSTSEILFTVVVTPRMLVDMLSSHHSITFVACASQMFFSFTFGFTHSFLLMIMGYDRYLAICHPLRYNVLMSTRTCARLVSWTWAGGSVMGMMVTLIVFHLTFCGSNVIHHFFCHVLSLLKLSCGMGISSVTLGMILVCVTVLMGCLFLIILSYVFIVAAILRIPSAEGRHKTFSTCVSHLTVVIVHYGFASMIYLKSKGPHSMDSNTLMATTYIVFTPFLSPIIFSLRNKELKNAIKKSFQRKFSSLSS; encoded by the coding sequence ATGGTGTCTGAATTCATCCTCGTGGGCTTTTCCAACTTCCCGCTGCATCTCCTGCCTATCTTCTTCCTGCTGTACCTGCTGATGTACCTGTTCACCCTGCTGGGGAACCTGATCATCATGGCCACTGTGTGGAGTGAGCACGGCCTGCACACACCCATGTACCTCTTCCTGTGCGCCCTGTCCACCTCTGAGATTCTGTTCACTGTTGTTGTCACCCCTCGCATGCTGGTTGACATGCTCTCCAGCCACCATTCCATCACCTTTGTGGCCTGTGCCAGCCAAATGTTCTTCTCCTTCACATTCGGCTTCACCCACTCCTTCCTGCTCATGATCATGGGCTACGATCGTTACTTAGCCATCTGCCACCCCCTGCGCTACAACGTGCTCATGAGCACCCGCACCTGTGCCCGTCTGGTGTCCTggacctgggctggtggctcagtcatgggGATGATGGTGACGCTGATAGTTTTTCACCTCACCTTCTGTGGGTCTAATGTGATACACCATTTTTTCTGCCATGTACTTTCCCTCCTGAAGTTGTCCTGTGGGATGGGGATATCCTCTGTTACCTTGGGTATGATCCTGGTGTGTGTCACAGTTCTGATGGGATGTTTATTTCTCATCATCCTCTCCTACGTCTTCATCGTGGCTGCCATATTGAGGATCCCCTCAGCTGAGGGCAGGCACAAGACCTTCTCTACATGTGTGTCCCACCTCACTGTGGTCATTGTGCACTATGGTTTTGCCTCCATGATCTACCTCAAGTCCAAGGGCCCCCACTCTATGGACAGTAACACTCTGATGGCCACCACCTACATAGTCTTCACTCCCTTTCTCAGCCCAATCATTTTCAGCCTCAGGAATAAGGAGCTCAAGAATGCTATAAAGAAAAGTTTCCAGAGAAAATTCAGTTCCCTAAGCTCTTGA